From the Solea senegalensis isolate Sse05_10M linkage group LG16, IFAPA_SoseM_1, whole genome shotgun sequence genome, one window contains:
- the exoc5 gene encoding exocyst complex component 5: protein MATTAQLFEEPFDADEYIERLAWRTPGGGSKGGAEAFDPKRLLEEFENHIEELKQLDEKIQRRVEKLEHQCHREAKEFAHKVQDLQRSNQVAFQHFQELDEHISYVATKVCHLGDQLEGVNTPRQRAVEAQRLMTYFNEFLDGDLRSDVFNNPDKIKEAADIIQKLHLIAQELPFDRFADVKAKIASKYHDLERQLIQEFTAAQRRGEIGRMREVAAVLLHFKGYAHCVDVYIKQCQEGAYLRNDVFEDTAVLCQRVNKQVGEVFSSPETVMAKLIQNIFEYKLQAHVKEKLDETRHSDVEQYLKNLYDLYTRTTALATKLTEFNLGSDKHTFLSKLIKSIFSSYLESYIDMERDYLRTRGAMILQRYYDSKNHQKRPIGTGSIQDLKERIRQRTNLPLGPSIDTHGETFLSPELVVNLLQETRHAFERCHRLSDPSDLPKNAFSIFLLLVDHLCVEHIDYALEIGLSAIPSSDAKNANLYFLDVVQQANSIFHLFDKQFNDQLMPLISSSPKLAECLHKKKEVIEQMEVKLDTGIDRTINCMVGQMKHILATEQKKTDFRPEDENNVMIQYTAACSKVCAYVSRQVEHVRKSMDGKNVDTVLTELGVRFHRLIHEHLQQYSYSSMGGMLAICDVAEYRRCAKDFRVPLVLQLFDTLHALCNLLVVAPDNLKQVCSGEQLTNLDRNLLHAFVQLRVDYRSARLGRHFS, encoded by the exons ATGGCGACAACTGCTCAGCTGTTcgag gAGCCTTTCGATGCAGATGAGTACATAGAAAGGTTAGCATGGAGGACTCCTGGAGGAGGCTCCAAAGGAGGGGCTGAGGCGTTTGACCCTAAAAG GCTGCTGGaagagtttgagaaccacatAGAGGAGCTAAAGCAACTGGATGAGAAGATTCAGCGGCGGGTGGAGAAGCTTGAGCATCAGTGTCATCGTGAGGCCAAGGAATTTGCCCACAAAGTACAAGACTTGCAGAGAAGCAACCAG GTGGCTTTTCAGCATTTCCAAGAGCTCGACGAGCATATAAGCTATGTGGCCACCAAGGTTTGCCACCTTGGCGACCAGCTGGAGGGGGTAAACACACCCCGGCAGAGAGCTGTGGAGGCTCAGCGTCTCATGACCTACTTCAACGAGTTCCTGGATGGAGACCTACGCAGCGATGTCTTCAATAACCCAGACAAG ATTAAGGAGGCTGCTGATATCATTCAGAAGCTGCATCTCATTGCCCAGGAGCTGCCATTTGACAG ATTTGCAGATGTCAAGGCAAAAATCGCAA GTAAGTACCATGACCTGGAGCGGCAGTTAATCCAGGAGTTTACAGCTGCCCAGCGCCGGGGTGAGATTGGACGTATGCGGGAAGTTGCGGCGGTgctattacattttaag GGTTATGCACATTGTGTGGACGTCTATATCAAGCAATGTCAGGAA GGGGCTTACCTGAGGAACGATGTGTTTGAGGACACTGCTGTCCTCTGCCAGAGGGTCAACAAGCAGGTGGGCGAGGTCTTCAGTAGCCCAGAAACCGTCATGGCCAAACTCATCCAGAACATCTTCGAGTACAAATTACAG GCCCATGTGAAGGAAAAACTGGACGAGACTCGGCACTCTGATGTTGAACAGTACCTCAAGAACCTCTATGACCTTTACACCAG GACCACCGCATTAGCCACTAAGCTAACCGAGTTCAACCTGGGCTCGGACAAGCACACGTTCCTGTCCAAGCTGATAAAGAGCATCTTCTCCTCCTACCTGGAGAGTTACATCGACATGGAGAGAGATTACCTTCGGACTCGAGGTGCGATGATTCTGCAGCGATACTACGACTCCAAGAACCACCAGAAACGCCCAATAGGCACGGGCAG CATTCAAGACCTGAAGGAGCGTATCAGACAGCGCACCAACCTTCCCCTGGGTCCTAGCATTGACACTCATGGGGAGACCTTTCTGTCCCCGGAGCTTGTTGTCAATCTGTTGCAGGAGACGCGACATGCCTTTGAGAGATGCCACAGG CTTTCAGATCCCTCAGACCTACCCAAGAATGCTTTCTCAATTTTCTTGCTGTTGGTTGACCATCTGTGTGTGGAACACATCGACTATGCCCTGGAGATTGGCCTCTCAG CAATTCCCTCATCAGACGCCAAGAATGCCAATCTATACTTCCTGGACGTGGTTCAGCAGGCAAACTCTATCTTCCACTTGTTTGACAAGCAGTTTAATGACCAGCTCATGCCTCTAATAAG CTCTTCTCCAAAGTTGGCGGAGTGCCTGCATAAAAAGAAAGAGGTGATAGAACAGATGGAAGTGAAACTGGACACAGGAATTGACAG AACAATTAACTGCATGGTGGGGCAGATGAAGCACATCTTGGCAACGGAGCAAAAGAAGACTGACTTCAGGCCAGAGGATGAAAACAATGTTATGATCCAGTACACTGCA GCCTGCTCCAAAGTGTGCGCCTACGTCAGTCGGCAGGTGGAGCACGTGCGGAAGTCCATGGATGGGAAGAATGTGGACACTGTGCTGACAGAGTTGGGCGTGCGTTTCCACAGACTCATCCATGAGCATCTACAGCAGTACAGCTACAGCTCAATGGGAGGCATGCTGGCCATCTGCGATGTGGCCGAATACCGAAGATGCGCCAAGGACTTCAGG GTCCCTCTGGTGCTGCAGCTCTTCGACACACTCCATGCCCTCTGTAACCTCCTGGTTGTCGCCCCCGACAACCTAAAGCAGGTCTGCTCAGGTGAGCAGCTTACCAATCTGGACCGGAACCTCTTGCACGCATTTGTCCAGCTCAGAGTGGACTACCGTTCTGCCAGACTGGGCCGACACTTCAGTTAG